The following are from one region of the Mannheimia granulomatis genome:
- the ccmA gene encoding cytochrome c biogenesis heme-transporting ATPase CcmA — protein MSQTTTYQYQLKLENIACERGETLLFEGCNLTVNSGDWVQIEGHNGIGKTSLLRILAGLSLPAAGEVFWNDVAICKQREQYYAELFYLGHHSGVKPELTPWENLRFFQKIQQLPQDDEAIWTALEKVSLIGREDLPCSHLSAGQQRRVALAKLWLTQAKLWILDEPFTAIDKKGVADLIAHIEQHCEQGGLVIFTSHQSAESGKVRIISLDQFKV, from the coding sequence ATGAGTCAGACTACTACATATCAATATCAACTTAAGTTGGAAAATATCGCTTGTGAACGTGGTGAAACCCTTTTATTCGAAGGCTGTAATTTAACGGTTAATAGTGGTGATTGGGTACAGATTGAAGGGCATAACGGCATTGGTAAAACCAGCTTGTTACGTATTTTGGCCGGACTTTCGTTACCTGCCGCAGGTGAGGTGTTTTGGAATGATGTTGCTATTTGCAAACAGCGTGAACAGTACTATGCCGAGCTGTTTTATTTAGGCCACCATTCGGGGGTAAAACCGGAATTAACGCCTTGGGAAAACTTACGTTTTTTCCAAAAAATACAACAACTACCGCAAGATGATGAGGCAATTTGGACAGCTTTAGAAAAGGTATCTCTTATCGGGCGTGAAGATCTGCCTTGTTCACATTTATCTGCAGGGCAACAACGGCGGGTTGCATTGGCTAAATTATGGCTTACACAGGCGAAACTTTGGATTTTAGATGAGCCGTTTACCGCTATTGATAAAAAAGGAGTGGCGGATTTGATTGCTCATATTGAACAACATTGTGAGCAGGGCGGATTGGTGATTTTCACCAGCCATCAAAGTGCAGAAAGTGGCAAAGTGCGGATTATTTCATTAGATCAATTTAAGGTATGA
- the hda gene encoding DnaA regulatory inactivator Hda, with translation MQLPLPIHQIDEDTFDNFYAENSEVLLESLKRNFTDVQQPFFYIWGGRSCGKSHLLKAVSNHFLLNQQTSSYIPLKKAHYFSPLVLDNAELLNVICLDDIQAIAGDEEWELAIFNLFNQIREQQGLFNEGRKTLLLISADCPPHQLNIKLPDLRSRLTWGEVYPLPDLTYEQKCHILQSNAHQKGVELSDEITHFLLKKLGTDLQELSKVLEKLDHASLQAQRKLTIPFVKEVLSL, from the coding sequence TTGCAACTACCTCTACCGATTCATCAAATTGATGAAGATACTTTTGATAATTTTTACGCAGAAAATAGTGAAGTGCTGCTTGAATCGCTCAAAAGGAATTTTACGGATGTTCAACAACCGTTTTTCTATATTTGGGGTGGTAGAAGTTGTGGGAAAAGTCATTTGTTAAAAGCGGTAAGCAACCACTTTCTGCTAAATCAACAAACCTCCAGTTATATTCCTTTAAAAAAAGCACATTATTTCTCGCCATTAGTATTAGATAATGCAGAACTCTTAAATGTGATTTGTCTGGATGATATTCAAGCAATTGCAGGTGATGAAGAGTGGGAGCTGGCCATTTTCAATTTATTTAATCAAATTCGTGAGCAGCAGGGATTGTTTAATGAGGGAAGGAAAACATTGCTGTTAATTAGTGCTGATTGCCCGCCGCATCAATTAAACATTAAATTACCCGATTTACGCTCGCGTTTAACTTGGGGGGAAGTTTATCCACTGCCTGATTTAACTTATGAGCAAAAATGCCATATTTTGCAGTCTAATGCACATCAAAAGGGAGTGGAATTATCCGATGAAATCACACATTTTCTGCTGAAAAAATTAGGTACTGATTTACAGGAGCTTTCAAAGGTATTGGAGAAGTTAGATCACGCTTCTTTGCAAGCTCAGCGAAAATTAACTATTCCTTTTGTCAAAGAAGTCCTTTCACTATAA
- a CDS encoding ABC transporter permease subunit — translation MFQFILKRLFMVIPTFIAITLITFALVHLIPGDPIEIRMGERGVDPVVHAQMMAQLGLDQPLPQQYFNYIKSVLQGDLGTSFRNNEPVLKEFFTLFPATVELAFFALLWSLIFGIFLGVIAAVKKESWISHTVTTLSLTGYSMPIFWWGLILIIYISTPLGLPASGRLPSEYWIEAETGFMLIDTWNSDEPGAFLAAIKSLILPAIVLGTIPLAVITRMTRSSMLEVLGEDYIRTAKAKGLNTTRIVVVHALRNALIPVVTVVGLIVGQLLSGAVLTENIFSWPGIGKWIIDAINARDYPVLQGSVLIIATIIILVNLAVDLLYGIVNPRIRHS, via the coding sequence ATGTTTCAATTTATTCTTAAACGTTTATTCATGGTTATCCCAACCTTTATTGCGATAACTTTAATTACTTTTGCCCTAGTGCATTTAATCCCCGGAGACCCAATTGAGATCCGAATGGGAGAACGCGGGGTCGATCCTGTCGTTCACGCACAAATGATGGCCCAACTTGGGCTAGACCAGCCATTGCCTCAGCAATATTTTAACTACATTAAAAGCGTATTGCAGGGCGATTTGGGTACATCATTCCGCAACAACGAGCCCGTGCTTAAAGAATTTTTTACCCTGTTTCCCGCCACAGTAGAACTGGCATTTTTTGCCTTACTTTGGTCGTTGATTTTCGGTATCTTTCTCGGTGTAATTGCTGCAGTTAAAAAAGAGTCTTGGATTTCACATACGGTTACAACTCTTTCTTTAACAGGCTACTCAATGCCGATTTTCTGGTGGGGGCTGATTCTGATCATTTATATATCTACCCCTCTGGGATTACCTGCATCCGGGCGTTTACCGTCTGAATACTGGATTGAAGCTGAAACAGGGTTTATGCTGATTGACACTTGGAATTCTGACGAACCCGGCGCATTTTTAGCGGCAATTAAATCCCTCATTTTACCCGCTATTGTACTAGGCACAATTCCGCTGGCGGTTATCACCCGTATGACTCGTTCCTCCATGCTGGAAGTTCTGGGCGAAGATTATATCCGCACAGCTAAAGCGAAAGGCTTGAATACCACTCGTATTGTAGTTGTACACGCACTGCGAAACGCCTTAATTCCGGTGGTAACGGTAGTCGGCTTGATTGTCGGACAGCTTTTATCAGGAGCCGTTTTAACCGAGAATATTTTCTCTTGGCCGGGCATCGGCAAATGGATTATTGATGCGATTAACGCTCGTGACTACCCTGTGCTACAAGGCTCTGTCCTTATTATTGCCACCATTATTATTTTAGTGAATTTAGCGGTAGATTTACTCTACGGCATTGTAAACCCAAGAATCCGCCATTCATAA